One stretch of Actinacidiphila sp. DG2A-62 DNA includes these proteins:
- a CDS encoding beta-ketoacyl synthase N-terminal-like domain-containing protein gives MGAGIPLPPGSTDSVPPAERPGEAVAVVGMGVRLPGADTPEAFWRNLRDGVQSLTTSTDEDLAAAGLPPEALRDPARVRTRPVVDGAELFDAAFFGYSPAEAAATDPQHRLLLACAWEALESAGHDPRGLAEQSVGVFAGAGPDSYFQHHLRPRETAAGPGAGQFQHLLGNSNDFLASRVSFTLDLTGPSVTVQAGCSTSLVAVHLAAQSLLGGECDLALAGGATLYFPQRAGDVHREGGVNSRDGRCRPFDAAADGTTPGDGVAVLALRRLSDALAAGDPVLGVIRGTAVNNDGAAKAGFTAPAVEPQADVAAEALAVAGLSPADIDYVEAHGTGTPMGDALEIAALSAAYAGAPPGSCRLGSVKPNVGDTWAAAGAVGLVKVLLALDHEEVPPLVNFTRAHPEIDLASSPFRVAAEPTPWKRGDRPRRAAVHTFGMGGTNAHVIVEEPPRAARTAADTGDGPAFVGDSSKFTGDGPTGGAEDPAFTSDGSADTTDRPAGTAGDPTAFADDGSAGAAEGAAGAAAAGDRPAGATGTAGTTGGPASAPGGQAGGVGGPAATGDGSASAPGGPVDAGVGPAAAGDGSASAAGGPVDAGVGPAAAGDGSASAAGGPVDAGVGPAAAGDGSASAAGGPVDAGVGPAAAGDGSASAAGGPVDAGVGPAAAGDGSASAAGGPVDAGVGPAAAGDGSASAAGGPVDAGVGPAAAGDGSASAAGGPVDAGVGPAAAGDGSASAAGGPVDAGVGPAGAGDGSALGGGPAVTAGDITARRDRGVAARRGPGGADGWWVLPLSARTDAAVRRQAALLAEHLERRPQAPLDEVCRTLLVGRARFARRAVALGRDRTAVLRALRALASGGPDAEVRGDGWAAFGAAPGVPGVPGVPGEPGGAEGAGAPAPGGDRVTARTGAGPAPGGPSPDRPPSEVLRRVRAWVAGGDVLPAEAGPGRRAVLPTYPFERTRHFVDPPRFAATRPGTAGAARGTAEGGGLGAPSAHARPALETPYAPAADRLERLVVDAWGDALGIDGVGRDDDFFELGGHSLLAARVTTTLRAVLPVTTDVTDVLAAPPTAAGHADRLRHRLHERLAALSDEEAAALAGQLGGAPGEPAP, from the coding sequence GTGGGCGCTGGCATACCCTTGCCGCCCGGTTCGACCGATTCCGTACCACCCGCCGAACGGCCGGGAGAGGCCGTCGCCGTCGTGGGCATGGGCGTCCGGCTGCCCGGCGCCGACACGCCCGAGGCGTTCTGGCGGAACCTGCGCGACGGCGTACAGTCGCTGACGACCTCGACCGACGAGGACCTGGCCGCGGCCGGCCTGCCGCCCGAGGCGCTGCGCGACCCGGCCCGGGTCAGGACCCGGCCGGTGGTGGACGGCGCCGAGCTGTTCGACGCGGCGTTCTTCGGCTACAGCCCGGCGGAGGCGGCGGCCACCGACCCGCAGCACCGGCTGCTGCTCGCATGCGCCTGGGAGGCGCTGGAGTCGGCGGGGCACGATCCGCGCGGGCTCGCCGAGCAGTCGGTCGGCGTGTTCGCCGGGGCCGGGCCCGACAGCTACTTCCAGCACCACCTGCGTCCGCGCGAGACCGCGGCCGGTCCGGGCGCGGGGCAGTTCCAGCACCTGCTGGGCAACAGCAACGACTTCCTCGCCTCGCGCGTGTCCTTCACGCTCGATCTCACGGGGCCGAGCGTCACCGTGCAGGCCGGCTGCTCCACCTCGCTGGTCGCGGTCCACCTCGCCGCGCAGAGCCTGCTCGGCGGCGAGTGCGACCTCGCGCTGGCCGGCGGCGCGACGCTCTACTTCCCGCAGCGGGCCGGCGACGTCCACCGCGAGGGGGGCGTCAACTCCCGCGACGGGCGCTGCCGTCCGTTCGACGCCGCCGCCGACGGGACCACGCCGGGCGACGGCGTGGCGGTACTCGCGCTGCGCCGGCTGTCCGACGCGCTGGCCGCCGGCGACCCTGTGCTGGGCGTGATCCGCGGCACGGCGGTCAACAACGACGGCGCGGCCAAGGCGGGTTTCACCGCGCCCGCGGTCGAACCGCAGGCCGACGTCGCCGCCGAGGCCCTGGCGGTCGCGGGCCTGTCCCCCGCCGACATCGACTACGTCGAGGCGCACGGCACGGGCACGCCCATGGGCGACGCCCTGGAGATCGCCGCGCTCTCCGCCGCCTACGCCGGTGCGCCGCCCGGCAGTTGCCGTCTCGGATCGGTCAAGCCCAACGTCGGCGACACCTGGGCGGCGGCCGGCGCGGTGGGGCTCGTGAAGGTCCTTCTCGCCCTGGACCACGAGGAGGTGCCGCCGCTGGTCAACTTCACCCGGGCGCACCCGGAGATCGACCTCGCCTCCTCACCCTTCCGCGTCGCCGCCGAGCCGACCCCCTGGAAGCGCGGCGACCGGCCGCGCCGCGCGGCCGTCCACACCTTCGGCATGGGCGGCACGAACGCCCACGTGATCGTCGAGGAGCCGCCGCGCGCGGCGCGGACCGCGGCGGATACGGGCGACGGCCCCGCGTTCGTGGGCGATAGTTCGAAGTTCACGGGTGACGGTCCGACAGGTGGGGCCGAGGACCCGGCGTTCACGAGCGACGGCTCGGCGGACACGACCGACCGGCCGGCGGGAACGGCCGGCGACCCGACGGCGTTCGCCGACGACGGCTCGGCGGGCGCGGCCGAGGGCGCGGCGGGCGCGGCGGCTGCCGGCGACCGCCCGGCCGGCGCGACGGGTACGGCGGGTACGACCGGCGGACCGGCGTCTGCGCCCGGCGGCCAGGCGGGTGGGGTCGGGGGCCCGGCGGCCACGGGTGACGGCTCGGCGTCTGCGCCCGGCGGTCCGGTGGACGCGGGCGTCGGCCCTGCGGCCGCGGGTGACGGCTCGGCGTCTGCGGCCGGCGGTCCGGTGGACGCGGGCGTCGGCCCTGCGGCCGCGGGTGACGGCTCCGCGTCTGCGGCCGGCGGTCCGGTGGACGCGGGCGTCGGCCCTGCGGCCGCGGGTGACGGCTCCGCGTCTGCGGCCGGCGGTCCGGTGGACGCGGGCGTCGGCCCTGCGGCCGCGGGTGACGGCTCCGCGTCTGCGGCCGGCGGTCCGGTGGACGCGGGCGTCGGCCCTGCGGCCGCGGGTGACGGCTCCGCGTCTGCGGCCGGCGGTCCGGTGGACGCGGGCGTCGGCCCTGCGGCCGCGGGTGACGGCTCCGCGTCTGCGGCCGGCGGTCCGGTGGACGCGGGCGTCGGCCCTGCGGCCGCGGGTGACGGCTCCGCGTCTGCGGCCGGCGGTCCGGTGGACGCGGGCGTCGGCCCTGCGGCCGCGGGTGACGGCTCCGCGTCTGCGGCCGGCGGTCCGGTGGACGCGGGCGTCGGACCTGCGGGCGCGGGTGACGGCTCCGCGTTGGGGGGCGGCCCGGCGGTCACCGCGGGGGACATTACAGCGCGCCGGGACCGGGGGGTCGCTGCGCGGCGCGGACCGGGCGGCGCGGACGGGTGGTGGGTGCTGCCCCTGTCGGCGCGTACGGACGCCGCGGTCCGCCGCCAGGCCGCGCTGCTCGCCGAGCACCTGGAGCGGCGCCCGCAGGCGCCGCTGGACGAGGTGTGCCGCACGCTGCTGGTGGGCCGGGCCCGCTTCGCGCGCCGCGCGGTCGCGCTCGGCCGCGACCGTACGGCTGTGCTGCGCGCGCTGCGCGCCCTGGCCTCGGGCGGCCCCGACGCCGAGGTCCGCGGCGACGGCTGGGCGGCTTTCGGCGCGGCGCCCGGCGTGCCCGGCGTGCCCGGCGTGCCCGGCGAGCCGGGCGGTGCGGAAGGCGCGGGCGCGCCGGCTCCCGGAGGCGACCGCGTGACCGCCCGAACCGGCGCCGGGCCGGCCCCGGGCGGTCCTTCGCCGGACCGGCCGCCATCCGAGGTGCTGCGGCGGGTGCGGGCGTGGGTGGCCGGGGGTGACGTGCTCCCCGCGGAAGCGGGCCCGGGGCGGCGGGCGGTGCTGCCGACGTATCCGTTCGAGCGGACCCGGCACTTCGTCGACCCACCGCGGTTCGCGGCGACGCGGCCCGGGACGGCCGGGGCCGCGCGAGGTACGGCCGAGGGAGGGGGCCTGGGCGCACCGTCCGCGCACGCCAGGCCCGCGCTGGAGACCCCGTACGCTCCCGCGGCCGACCGGCTGGAACGGCTGGTCGTGGACGCCTGGGGCGACGCCCTGGGCATCGACGGCGTCGGCCGCGACGACGACTTCTTCGAGCTGGGCGGCCACTCGCTGCTCGCGGCCCGGGTCACGACGACGCTGCGCGCGGTGCTGCCCGTCACGACCGACGTGACCGACGTGCTGGCCGCCCCGCCCACCGCGGCCGGCCACGCCGACCGTCTGCGGCACCGCCTGCACGAGCGCCTCGCCGCCCTCAGCGACGAGGAGGCCGCCGCGCTCGCCGGGCAGCTCGGCGGCGCGCCGGGCGAACCCGCCCCTTGA
- a CDS encoding non-ribosomal peptide synthetase, giving the protein MTDAPPQSHDAAASPAGGAHAGSGGPGGAARTDGLSTAKRNLLDRWLSGAAAPRPIPRAPRDAPVAATSAQRRMWVHDRLQPGSAAYNVGQAIRLTGDLDPAVLRATLAELVRRHDALRTTFAERDGVPHLVTSAAFEPPLERAESGGDRGAEAGWIAAWDTAPFDLERGPLIRFGLLRHSATEHVLMTVVHHAVADGLSLAVLLRELRQIYAASAAGLPGPLPAPALDFRDYAHWRGRQEAGAEHAAKVAAWQEALGDEPPRLDLPADRPRPAVPGSRAVSRRFSVDPAVWAEVRALAAARGATPYMAAVTALTALLHRLTGAESVPVGSVVHGRERPELQDAVGCFADTLVLRTAVAGDTPFGELLDRVRATCHDAYARQDVSLDALAAELRWDRSPAAGPLPQVLAVLQTPQESAAFAGLRAEPVEQEVDSARFDLVLTCWESGGTLHGAVTGNADLYDAGTVGRWAGRLVRLLESAAGPGGADTPVAELEILPRDELDLLARMNRPDEGDDPLVDRDLAALVHQAAVRDPDGVAVECGAATLTYAGLEARADALADRLRAAGAGPETLVGVLMERSVDLVVALLAVLKTGGAFVPLEVSWPAARVREIAGRCGLRLAVGEGEAAALLDGSGVRVLRPDTGPGPYGSTSAAEGDGAGACGAGDGTGGVADEHGVAGMERLAYVIHTSGSTGVPKGVMIRQQAVCNRMVWQIRTLGLGPDDAVLHKAPLGFDISVNEIFLPLVAGARLVVAEPGGDGDVDRLLATVERHGVTFLYIVASMLDVLLEREDAAARIRSLRHLWCGGEALTPRLYARFRRASDARMYHGYGPAETTIGVSCRVLEPGEDAGGTVTIGRPNPNARLYVLDARLRPAPVGVRGELYVGGLPLARGYLDDPARTAEFFLADPYADVPGGRMYRTGDLARFRADGEIEFLGRADDQVKIRGFRVEPGEVAAVLARHPRVRQSAVLARPAAGGGHELIGYCSLTPSRTGAEPAASTGRATPAGPAAPAASAGPADGESLRGWLAGLLPAHAVPRAVLVLPELPLTTAGKADRKALAAVPLPAAGAADGYTAPALGTQDALARIWAEVLDLEKVGAHDNFFDLGGHSLLVIRVQTLIRQRLGREVALLDLFANATVARLASLLEGPADDGTAPAADPPDAESAARARALRGREALARRRDRRPAAGGPGGNRPAQPQSNADEEATR; this is encoded by the coding sequence ATGACCGACGCCCCACCGCAGTCCCACGACGCCGCCGCGAGTCCGGCCGGCGGCGCCCACGCCGGGTCCGGCGGCCCCGGGGGCGCCGCCCGGACCGACGGGCTGTCGACGGCGAAACGGAACCTGCTGGACCGGTGGCTGTCCGGCGCCGCCGCGCCACGGCCGATCCCCAGGGCGCCGCGCGACGCGCCGGTCGCGGCGACGTCGGCGCAGCGCCGGATGTGGGTGCACGACCGACTGCAGCCGGGGTCCGCGGCGTACAACGTGGGGCAGGCGATCCGGCTGACCGGCGACCTGGACCCGGCGGTGCTGCGCGCCACGCTCGCGGAACTCGTCCGCAGGCACGACGCCTTGCGCACCACGTTCGCCGAACGCGACGGCGTGCCGCACCTGGTGACGTCCGCCGCGTTCGAACCGCCGCTGGAGCGGGCCGAGTCGGGCGGCGACCGCGGCGCGGAGGCCGGCTGGATCGCCGCGTGGGACACCGCGCCGTTCGACCTGGAACGAGGCCCGCTGATCCGCTTCGGCCTGCTGCGGCACAGCGCCACCGAGCACGTGCTGATGACGGTGGTGCACCACGCGGTGGCGGACGGGCTGTCGCTGGCGGTGCTGCTGCGCGAACTACGGCAGATCTATGCCGCGTCGGCCGCCGGGCTGCCCGGCCCGCTGCCCGCTCCCGCACTGGACTTCCGTGACTACGCCCACTGGCGCGGCCGGCAGGAGGCGGGCGCGGAGCACGCCGCGAAAGTCGCGGCGTGGCAGGAGGCGCTGGGCGACGAACCGCCCCGGCTCGACCTGCCCGCCGACCGGCCGCGCCCGGCCGTGCCCGGCTCGCGGGCGGTCTCGCGGCGCTTCAGTGTCGACCCGGCGGTGTGGGCCGAGGTGCGCGCGCTGGCGGCGGCGCGCGGCGCGACGCCGTACATGGCGGCGGTCACCGCGCTGACCGCACTGCTGCACCGGCTGACCGGCGCGGAATCGGTCCCGGTCGGCTCGGTGGTGCACGGCCGGGAGCGTCCCGAACTCCAGGACGCGGTCGGCTGCTTCGCCGACACCCTCGTGCTGCGCACGGCGGTGGCGGGCGACACCCCGTTCGGTGAGCTGCTGGACCGGGTCCGCGCGACCTGCCACGACGCGTACGCGCGGCAGGACGTCTCGCTGGACGCGCTCGCCGCCGAGCTGCGCTGGGACCGCTCCCCGGCCGCCGGACCGCTGCCGCAGGTGCTGGCGGTGCTGCAGACGCCGCAGGAGAGCGCCGCGTTCGCGGGGCTGCGGGCCGAGCCGGTCGAGCAGGAGGTCGACTCGGCGCGTTTCGACCTCGTCCTCACCTGCTGGGAGTCCGGCGGCACGCTGCACGGCGCGGTCACCGGGAACGCCGATCTGTACGACGCGGGCACCGTCGGCCGCTGGGCAGGGCGGCTGGTGCGGCTGCTGGAGTCGGCCGCCGGGCCGGGCGGCGCGGACACGCCGGTCGCCGAGCTGGAGATCCTGCCACGGGACGAACTCGACCTGCTGGCCCGGATGAACCGCCCCGACGAGGGCGACGACCCGCTGGTGGACCGGGACCTGGCGGCGCTGGTGCACCAGGCGGCGGTGCGCGACCCGGACGGCGTCGCGGTCGAGTGCGGCGCCGCGACGCTGACCTACGCCGGCCTGGAGGCGCGGGCCGACGCCCTGGCGGACCGGCTGCGCGCGGCGGGGGCGGGCCCGGAGACGCTGGTCGGCGTCCTGATGGAACGCTCGGTCGACCTGGTGGTGGCGCTGCTCGCGGTGCTCAAGACGGGCGGCGCGTTCGTCCCGCTGGAGGTCTCCTGGCCGGCCGCCCGGGTGCGGGAGATCGCCGGGCGGTGCGGGCTGCGGCTGGCGGTCGGCGAGGGCGAGGCGGCGGCGCTGCTCGACGGCAGCGGTGTGCGCGTCCTGCGCCCGGACACCGGCCCGGGCCCGTACGGGAGCACGAGCGCGGCCGAGGGGGACGGCGCGGGCGCCTGCGGTGCGGGCGACGGGACCGGCGGGGTCGCGGACGAACACGGTGTGGCCGGCATGGAGCGCCTCGCGTACGTCATCCACACCTCGGGCTCCACCGGCGTGCCCAAGGGCGTGATGATCCGTCAGCAGGCCGTCTGCAACCGCATGGTGTGGCAGATCCGCACGCTGGGCCTCGGCCCGGACGACGCGGTGCTGCACAAGGCGCCGCTGGGCTTCGACATCTCGGTCAACGAGATCTTCCTGCCGCTGGTGGCCGGGGCGCGGCTGGTGGTGGCCGAGCCGGGCGGGGACGGCGACGTCGACCGGCTGCTCGCGACCGTCGAGCGGCACGGCGTCACTTTCCTCTACATCGTCGCGTCCATGCTGGACGTGCTGCTGGAACGCGAGGACGCCGCGGCCCGCATCCGCTCGCTGCGCCATCTGTGGTGCGGCGGCGAGGCGTTGACCCCACGGCTCTATGCCCGCTTCCGCCGCGCCAGCGACGCGCGCATGTACCACGGGTACGGTCCCGCGGAGACGACGATCGGCGTCAGCTGCCGGGTGCTGGAGCCCGGCGAGGACGCCGGCGGCACGGTCACCATCGGCCGCCCCAACCCCAACGCCCGGCTGTACGTGCTGGATGCGCGGCTGCGCCCGGCTCCGGTCGGCGTGCGCGGCGAACTGTACGTCGGCGGGCTGCCGTTGGCCCGCGGCTATCTCGACGACCCGGCCCGCACCGCGGAGTTCTTCCTCGCCGACCCGTACGCGGACGTCCCCGGCGGGCGGATGTACCGCACCGGGGACCTGGCCCGCTTCCGTGCGGACGGGGAGATCGAGTTCCTCGGCCGGGCCGACGACCAGGTGAAGATCCGCGGGTTCCGGGTGGAGCCCGGCGAGGTCGCGGCGGTGCTGGCCCGGCACCCGCGGGTGCGGCAGTCGGCCGTGCTCGCCCGGCCGGCCGCGGGCGGCGGCCACGAGCTGATCGGCTACTGCTCGCTCACGCCCTCGCGGACCGGCGCGGAACCGGCCGCGTCCACCGGGCGCGCCACGCCCGCCGGACCCGCCGCGCCCGCCGCGTCCGCCGGGCCCGCGGACGGCGAGTCGCTGCGCGGCTGGCTGGCCGGCCTGCTGCCCGCGCACGCGGTGCCGCGCGCCGTGCTGGTCCTGCCGGAGCTGCCGCTGACCACCGCCGGCAAGGCCGACCGCAAGGCCCTGGCCGCCGTGCCGCTGCCCGCCGCGGGCGCGGCGGACGGCTACACCGCGCCCGCGCTGGGCACGCAGGACGCGCTCGCCCGGATCTGGGCGGAGGTGCTGGACCTGGAGAAGGTCGGCGCGCACGACAACTTCTTCGACCTCGGCGGCCACTCGCTGCTGGTGATCAGGGTGCAGACGCTGATCAGGCAGCGGCTGGGCCGGGAGGTCGCGCTGCTCGACCTGTTCGCCAACGCGACGGTCGCCCGCCTGGCCTCGCTGCTCGAAGGGCCGGCGGACGACGGAACCGCCCCGGCCGCGGACCCGCCCGACGCCGAGTCCGCCGCGAGGGCCCGCGCCCTGCGCGGACGCGAAGCGCTCGCCCGCCGGCGCGACCGCCGCCCGGCAGCGGGCGGACCCGGCGGCAACCGCCCCGCACAGCCGCAGTCGAACGCCGACGAGGAGGCGACCCGATGA
- a CDS encoding thioesterase II family protein — MSPARGAAAHHAEGAADLVRTPWLRGFGAGPRPSALTLVVFPHAGGGAGFYRPLAEAFPPWIDVRVVQYPGRETRVGEPLVGDMRVLADRAADALAPLFGPSPDRPVAVFGHSMGAIVGYEVTRRLEHLGAAPVRLFASARHPPVAHVGDRTAHLLDEDAFVRVLRETGGTPAALLDDPEMRAYLLPIVRNDYRLIETYVPSPGPPLRTDIVSIAADGDLTVSAGQVEGWRRATSGSFEHLTFPGGHFYLLQERAALVRAVLGRLGRHGADPAADAADAAGGPGPGLDPGPEPGPGSGSGSGSGSGSGSGDPTADPIAHGTQGS; from the coding sequence GTGAGCCCCGCGCGCGGCGCCGCGGCACACCACGCGGAGGGCGCCGCCGACCTCGTCCGTACCCCCTGGCTGCGCGGATTCGGGGCCGGCCCGCGGCCGTCCGCGCTCACCCTCGTCGTCTTCCCGCACGCCGGCGGCGGCGCGGGCTTCTACCGGCCGCTCGCCGAGGCGTTCCCGCCCTGGATCGACGTGCGCGTGGTCCAGTACCCGGGCCGTGAGACCCGCGTCGGCGAGCCGCTCGTCGGCGACATGCGGGTCCTGGCCGACCGTGCCGCCGACGCGCTCGCCCCGCTGTTCGGCCCCTCCCCCGACCGCCCGGTCGCGGTCTTCGGCCACAGCATGGGCGCGATCGTCGGATACGAGGTGACGCGCCGTCTGGAGCACCTCGGCGCCGCTCCGGTGCGGCTGTTCGCCTCCGCGCGGCACCCTCCCGTCGCGCACGTCGGCGACCGGACGGCCCACCTGCTGGACGAGGACGCGTTCGTGCGCGTCCTGCGCGAGACCGGCGGCACCCCGGCCGCGCTGCTCGACGACCCGGAGATGCGCGCGTACCTGCTGCCGATCGTCCGCAACGACTACCGGCTGATCGAGACGTACGTCCCGTCCCCCGGGCCGCCGCTGCGCACGGACATCGTCTCGATCGCCGCGGACGGCGACCTCACGGTGTCCGCCGGACAGGTCGAGGGCTGGCGCCGCGCGACCTCCGGGTCGTTCGAGCACCTGACCTTCCCCGGCGGCCACTTCTACCTGCTCCAGGAGCGCGCGGCGCTGGTCCGCGCGGTCCTCGGCCGGCTCGGCCGGCACGGCGCGGACCCCGCGGCGGACGCGGCGGACGCGGCCGGCGGTCCCGGGCCCGGTCTCGATCCCGGGCCTGAGCCCGGGCCCGGCTCCGGCTCCGGTTCCGGCTCCGGCTCCGGCTCCGGCTCCGGCGACCCCACCGCAGATCCCATCGCACACGGCACACAAGGGAGTTGA
- a CDS encoding salicylate synthase, which yields MTTHAPFAPGPGNSPPPGPVRTRVAGRCDPLAVAVRLARSGLFDRYAVYEQDGRWWFAGGALWSATVRHDEVAIERDGDLLRGPRTTAHPVRELGAALAGAPGADWRGYGWVAFEAACAAAGLPPRDPRQTLAYAFVPRAEVEIRPDALDLRCADPALLRTLLAAAREDAGAPAPEPARPLDVEAGDPGPYHRAVERAIARIGRGELEKVILSRRVEVPFALDFPATYAAGRRANTPARSYLLDLPGLKAAGFSPETVAEVAADGRIASQPLAGTRARHADDPERDARTRAELRTDVKEVYEHAVSVLLADDEMRTLCAPGSVAVDEFMAVKERGSVRHLGSRVSGRLRADRTRWDALAALFPAVTACGIPKSAAYRVIADAEPATRGLYAGAVLRATAEGDLDAALALRTVYTHEDRTWVRAGAGIVGVSSAAREYRETCEKLASVAPHLVPSTAPEPPGRAARPASPEAPAATAVPPRDR from the coding sequence GTGACCACGCACGCCCCGTTCGCGCCCGGCCCCGGCAACTCCCCGCCGCCCGGCCCCGTCCGCACCCGCGTCGCCGGCCGGTGCGACCCGCTCGCCGTCGCCGTGCGGCTCGCCCGCAGCGGCCTGTTCGACCGGTACGCGGTCTACGAGCAGGACGGCCGCTGGTGGTTCGCCGGCGGCGCACTCTGGTCGGCGACGGTCCGCCACGACGAGGTCGCGATCGAGCGGGACGGCGACCTGCTGCGCGGCCCGCGCACCACCGCGCACCCGGTGCGCGAACTCGGCGCCGCGCTGGCCGGCGCGCCCGGCGCGGACTGGCGCGGCTACGGCTGGGTCGCCTTCGAAGCGGCCTGCGCCGCCGCGGGGCTGCCGCCGCGCGACCCCCGGCAGACCCTGGCGTACGCCTTCGTCCCCCGCGCCGAGGTCGAGATCCGGCCCGACGCGCTGGACCTGCGCTGCGCCGACCCCGCGCTGCTGCGCACCCTGCTCGCCGCCGCGCGGGAGGACGCCGGCGCACCCGCTCCGGAACCGGCCCGCCCGCTCGACGTCGAGGCGGGCGACCCCGGCCCCTACCACCGGGCGGTCGAGCGGGCGATCGCGCGGATCGGCCGCGGCGAACTGGAGAAGGTGATCCTCTCCCGCCGGGTCGAGGTGCCCTTCGCCCTGGACTTCCCCGCCACCTACGCGGCCGGCCGGCGCGCCAACACCCCCGCGCGCTCCTACCTGTTGGACCTTCCCGGCCTGAAGGCCGCCGGTTTCAGCCCGGAGACGGTGGCCGAGGTCGCCGCGGACGGCCGGATCGCCTCCCAGCCGCTGGCCGGCACCCGCGCCCGGCACGCCGACGACCCCGAGCGCGACGCGCGCACCCGCGCCGAACTGCGCACCGACGTCAAGGAGGTCTACGAGCACGCGGTGTCCGTGCTGCTCGCCGACGACGAGATGCGCACCCTGTGCGCGCCCGGCTCCGTGGCGGTCGACGAGTTCATGGCCGTCAAGGAGCGCGGCAGCGTGCGGCACCTGGGCTCGCGGGTCAGCGGCCGGCTGCGCGCCGACCGCACCCGGTGGGACGCGCTGGCCGCGCTGTTCCCCGCGGTCACCGCCTGCGGCATCCCCAAGTCCGCGGCGTACCGGGTCATCGCGGACGCCGAGCCCGCCACCCGCGGCCTCTACGCGGGCGCGGTGCTGCGGGCCACCGCCGAGGGCGACCTCGACGCCGCGCTCGCCCTGCGCACCGTCTACACCCACGAGGACCGCACCTGGGTACGGGCCGGCGCCGGCATCGTCGGCGTGTCGAGCGCGGCGCGCGAATACCGCGAGACGTGCGAGAAGTTGGCGAGCGTCGCACCCCACCTCGTCCCGTCGACGGCGCCCGAGCCGCCCGGGCGGGCCGCGCGGCCGGCCTCGCCCGAGGCGCCCGCGGCCACTGCCGTACCGCCCCGAGACCGCTGA
- a CDS encoding AMP-binding enzyme, with translation MTHPRTGERLYRTGDLGRYGPDGVLEFVGRRDGQVQIAGRRVETAEVEAALAALPGVARAAVVPVRRTDRPGHRGLAAYVVPDAGAGPGRTRSCCDRTSPPSSRPPWCRARSPCARRCR, from the coding sequence GTGACCCATCCGCGCACCGGCGAGCGGCTCTACCGCACCGGCGACCTCGGCCGCTACGGACCGGACGGCGTCCTGGAGTTCGTGGGCCGCCGCGACGGGCAGGTGCAGATCGCCGGCCGGCGCGTGGAGACCGCCGAGGTGGAGGCGGCCCTCGCCGCGCTCCCCGGCGTCGCCCGCGCGGCCGTGGTGCCCGTGCGCCGTACCGACCGGCCCGGCCACCGCGGACTCGCCGCGTATGTCGTCCCCGATGCGGGAGCCGGCCCCGGCCGGACCCGGTCCTGCTGCGATCGCACCTCTCCGCCGTCCTCCCGCCCTCCCTGGTGCCGGGCGCGGTCGCCCTGTGCGAGGCGCTGCCGCTGA
- a CDS encoding phosphopantetheine-binding protein, whose product MPGAVALCEALPLTRNGKVDRAALAERAARAARGGGAGGGSGATPGSAAGSLAGSAARSAAGCASGASGRPADAADSEGAALAAEGVASGASAAHGPAGRGGREGGADDPLVELLARMWADVLDVPEVGPHDNFFALGGDSLAGARVLARLRDAFPDERLSPRALMATSDVASMARVLTEEEARPGRMAQIAAVHLYVAGLSADEVDAALATAPTRPGPRP is encoded by the coding sequence GTGCCGGGCGCGGTCGCCCTGTGCGAGGCGCTGCCGCTGACCCGCAACGGCAAGGTGGACCGGGCCGCGCTGGCGGAACGCGCGGCGCGTGCCGCGCGCGGGGGCGGGGCCGGGGGCGGGAGCGGGGCCACGCCCGGGTCGGCTGCCGGATCCCTTGCCGGGTCCGCCGCACGGTCCGCCGCCGGGTGCGCGTCGGGGGCTTCCGGTAGACCCGCGGACGCGGCGGATTCCGAGGGCGCGGCGCTCGCCGCCGAAGGAGTCGCGTCCGGCGCGAGCGCCGCGCACGGGCCCGCGGGCAGGGGCGGGCGGGAGGGCGGCGCGGACGATCCGCTGGTCGAACTGCTCGCCCGCATGTGGGCCGACGTACTGGACGTGCCGGAGGTCGGACCGCACGACAACTTCTTCGCGCTGGGGGGCGACTCGCTGGCCGGCGCCCGCGTCCTCGCCCGGCTGCGCGACGCGTTCCCCGACGAGCGCCTCTCGCCGCGCGCGCTGATGGCCACCTCCGACGTCGCGAGCATGGCCAGGGTGCTGACCGAGGAGGAAGCGCGGCCGGGCCGGATGGCCCAGATCGCCGCGGTCCACCTCTACGTCGCCGGTCTCAGCGCCGACGAGGTCGACGCGGCCCTCGCGACGGCTCCGACGCGCCCGGGACCCCGCCCGTGA
- a CDS encoding phosphopantetheine-binding protein yields MTPRPQEPPASGEPVPPPGPAAVPEIDSGRSAGSSAAAPRRASAEGSGAGAVKSPEGAAADLDLEGLRRTVAEVLGVGPERIGDTDNLVDLGVDSVKVMAISARLRGHRVRVGYAGLVEEPSLAAWWRMISEAAAGADTAGRTR; encoded by the coding sequence GTGACGCCGCGTCCACAGGAACCGCCGGCCTCCGGCGAGCCCGTCCCGCCGCCCGGTCCCGCCGCGGTGCCGGAGATCGATTCCGGCCGCTCCGCGGGGAGTTCCGCCGCCGCCCCGCGCAGAGCGTCCGCCGAGGGTTCCGGGGCCGGCGCCGTGAAGAGCCCCGAAGGGGCCGCCGCGGACCTCGACCTCGAAGGCCTGCGCCGTACGGTCGCCGAGGTGCTCGGCGTCGGACCCGAGCGGATCGGCGACACCGACAACCTGGTCGACCTCGGCGTGGACTCGGTGAAGGTGATGGCGATCTCCGCCCGGCTGCGCGGGCACCGCGTCCGGGTCGGCTACGCCGGCCTGGTCGAGGAGCCGTCGCTGGCCGCCTGGTGGCGGATGATCAGCGAGGCCGCCGCGGGCGCCGACACCGCCGGGCGGACCCGGTGA